A genome region from Deinococcus radiopugnans ATCC 19172 includes the following:
- the argF gene encoding ornithine carbamoyltransferase: protein MNKTAEAAPVLLTSETLPAPVMAGRDFLSNLDMTASELRAVMDTAHSMKRGEWRGVKPLAGLSLALVFEKSSLRTRTTFDVGMYQLGGHAITLSNTEIGLGTRERVSDVARNLERWVDGVMGRVYLQQTLHELADHAAIPVINGLSDMLHPAQLLADYQTIEEEFGTDLRGRRVVYIGDGNNLANSHIHMGILTGSDVTIVTPVGYEPNAGVLMDAVQQGTRITLTHDLAAIEGADVLYTDVWISMGMEAEADIRRRAFQGYQVTPGMLDTLAPDGIFLHCLPAHYGEETVPEATEHPKSRVFDQAENRLHAQKALLYHLLGGAEPRW from the coding sequence ATGAATAAAACTGCAGAGGCGGCTCCTGTTCTGCTGACGTCGGAGACCCTGCCTGCCCCGGTGATGGCGGGCCGCGACTTCCTGAGCAATCTGGACATGACGGCTTCCGAATTGCGCGCGGTGATGGACACCGCCCACAGCATGAAGCGCGGCGAGTGGCGCGGGGTCAAACCGCTGGCGGGCCTGTCGCTGGCGCTGGTGTTCGAGAAGTCCAGCCTGCGGACCCGGACCACCTTCGACGTGGGCATGTACCAGCTGGGCGGCCACGCCATCACGCTGTCGAACACTGAGATCGGCCTGGGCACCCGTGAGCGCGTCAGCGACGTGGCACGCAACCTGGAACGCTGGGTGGACGGCGTGATGGGCCGGGTATACCTGCAACAGACCCTGCACGAGCTGGCCGATCACGCCGCCATTCCGGTGATCAACGGCCTCTCGGACATGTTGCACCCCGCGCAGCTGCTGGCCGACTACCAGACCATTGAGGAAGAGTTCGGCACCGATCTGCGCGGGCGGCGGGTGGTGTACATCGGGGACGGCAACAACCTCGCCAACAGCCACATTCACATGGGGATCCTGACGGGAAGCGACGTCACCATCGTGACCCCGGTGGGCTATGAACCCAACGCGGGCGTGCTGATGGACGCGGTGCAGCAGGGCACCCGCATTACCCTGACGCACGATCTGGCCGCCATCGAGGGCGCGGACGTGCTGTATACCGACGTGTGGATCAGCATGGGCATGGAGGCCGAGGCCGACATCCGCCGCCGCGCCTTCCAGGGGTACCAGGTCACGCCGGGGATGCTGGATACCCTGGCCCCGGACGGCATTTTCCTGCACTGCCTGCCCGCCCACTACGGCGAGGAAACCGTGCCGGAGGCTACCGAACACCCCAAGAGCCGCGTGTTCGATCAGGCCGAGAACCGCCTGCACGCGCAAAAGGCGCTGCTGTACCACCTGCTGGGCGGCGCCGAGCCGAGGTGGTGA
- a CDS encoding NUDIX hydrolase, with the protein MVQALEWLDLVDENDQVVGQITRDDAWAQRRAVRMVNAFLVNRRGELWIPRRTASKRMFPNCLNMSVGGHVERGETYLSAFKRETHEELNLNVDALDWRKIAAFSPFETGLSSFMRVYEIRTDAAHDFNSADFSEAWWLTPAELLDWIEAGEPAKGDLAELVRRCFP; encoded by the coding sequence ATGGTGCAGGCTCTGGAATGGCTCGATCTGGTAGACGAGAATGATCAGGTGGTCGGCCAGATCACCCGTGACGACGCCTGGGCACAGCGGCGGGCAGTGCGGATGGTCAACGCCTTTCTGGTCAACCGGCGCGGTGAGCTGTGGATTCCGCGCCGCACCGCCTCCAAACGGATGTTTCCCAACTGTCTGAATATGAGCGTGGGAGGCCACGTCGAACGCGGCGAAACCTATCTCAGCGCCTTCAAGCGCGAGACGCACGAGGAACTGAATCTGAACGTGGACGCGCTGGACTGGCGGAAAATCGCCGCCTTTTCGCCGTTCGAGACGGGACTGAGCAGCTTCATGCGCGTCTATGAGATCAGGACTGACGCCGCGCACGACTTCAATTCCGCCGACTTCAGCGAGGCGTGGTGGCTGACGCCCGCCGAACTGCTGGACTGGATTGAGGCGGGCGAACCGGCCAAGGGTGATCTGGCC